The genome window GGCACGGAAGAAAAGAAAATCGAAATCAGGAATTTGGTTTGGAAGGTGATAAACGATCATGGAGGCGCCAGAGTCAGTAAAAATTTTACTCCTGAACGACACATTGAAATACATTCCGATGCAGTAATCGCCCTTGTTGCGGGTGCCCATAAACGACATGGCATTGTTGTTATCTCCGGAACGGGTTCAGTTATTTACGGTGAAACTGAAGACGGGAAAACTTCCAGGGCAGGTGGATGGGGAAACCTTTTTGATAATGATTTTGTAAAAAAGCAACTTATAAATGATATTCAAGGGCATTATCCTCTTACACGGTTTATTGAACTGGACAATAATGCCGCCCAAGGTGCCGTACTTTTGGCCCTGGAGAATGCACATCGACTAAGATAATACCGTTCAGAATTTTCAAAGCCGTATGAGAGGATGAGACCTGTTATTTCCTGAAAGGCGATGTTGTTGTAACTCTAAAAAAGGAGACACGGTAGAAATGGGAAAAGAAGACATGATTACCTTTCCGAAAGGCATGTCATGTACATGGAAGATACGAAAGGGTGTGAAAAAACACTGTAAAATGGGGCCTAACACAATAATTTGAGGTATGGCGATTTAACCATTTAAGGGATTAAGCCAATGTTTAGGTATTTCTCAATATAATATCGTTTGGCTCTACACATGATATCAGTTACGTAACCGTGCAAAGGTGGATCGTATGACTCGACGTTCATTCCGCTGGCCTCATATTCGACCGAGTGCTACTCGTAGTATTGTGGCACTCTGGTGCAAGTCCCTTCTGAATGCCTTGCTGTTCTTTGGTATCTGCATGGTCGTTTTACCCTGGGTATCGCACCGAATGCTTCCTGTGAAACTTCCCATTCTTTCTGCAATCAGTACGTGTGGAGGTGGTTTTTTCCTGTTCGCCGGAATCGCAATGTGGATCTATTGCCTCGATGTGTTCATCCGGCGGGGAAAAGGAACACCTCTTTCTTTTGATACTCCCCGATACCTGGTAACGAAAGGGCTCTTTGGTGTTGTAAGAAATCCGATTATGATTGCAGAGCTTATGGTTATCTGGGGAGAAGTGATGTGCTTTGCCAGCCTGGGGATTCTTGTGTATGCGATAGTAATCAGTATTGTTGCTCATATAACCGTCGTCTATGTGGAAGAACCGGAGCTTCGGGAACGTTTCGGCAAATCATACGAAAACTATTGTAAACGTGTCCCGCGCTGGATTCCATACCTAAAACATTTTAGGTAATGATAGAATACCATTTGATTATTATGTTTTCAAATTATAACCTTTTTTCCGTGCGCAAGTACATATCCAAAATAGTGTGAAGCAACGATAGAGATGTCGTTGTAGTCGTTTTGTATGAGTTGCTCAAGATACGCGCGACCTGACAGATAGAATTTTTTCTGTTTTTTTCCCCGGAAATTTGTACAATTAATTGACAATACTATGCGATATCTACTTATTGTGGCAACTTCCATTATTCTATTAAATGCGTACTCAGAAGAGGCATTGGCGGATGTTTCTTACGCGGACCTGTTTCTGAACGGAAAGGGATATAAGCCTGTTAAAGACACCTGGCCAATCAAACCCAACATTCACTCATCTACTCCTTCTCTTGAAAATGGCAACCTGCTGGATAATCTGCGGTATCGAGAATGGTGTATCACCACATTTAAAAATGGTGAACAGATCTACGAAGCATATAAAGAGATAGCTTTTACCATTGAATACCGTGCGGAACCAAAAAAAACAGATTACTGGCAGACTCCCATAGAAACAAGGGGAAATAAGCAGGGCGATTGTGAGGACGCGGTATTTCTGTTTTTTTCAAAATTATCTGACCTCGACATTGATGGTAATATTGTATGGGGATGGGTAGTAGATAAAGACAAATCCATTTCCTTTGCTCATGTATGGTATCAACTCTTTGATAAACGGGGCAGATCCTATATTGTGGAAGGTTTTTCCAAGGAATGGAATGGTATCGTTCCCGTTGATTTAATCGGTGGAGGCGAGGAACGTGTTCCCACATTAATCCTGCGGCATAACAAGGTGATGCAGATGGTAGACAATATGCCTCCCCGGCTACCAGTGGTTTATGCCGAAGCGCAAAAGTGGAATATGTATTTTGCAAATACCCACATCATCAGGGATATCTTCTTTAAACTTCAGGATATGTTTGCGCGGTACAGGGAACAAATGCAGGAATTACCATGGTAATGCGTCGTACAACGGTCATGAATATCACTGAGAAGACATCGTAAATAAACCCGCCCGGCCATGAGAAGAATATATTCCATTGGAAACTTTCAGGTCCTTACTCTCCGCTCAAAAGCCCTTTTCCGTTAATTTTCTGCGCGTAAATGTCCCAATAAGTATCATCCTTCCTTCGATTATCTTGCCAGGATATAATGGCACCGCCTCTTCCATCCCCGACCAATGTCGGGTAACACTGCGTATTTGCAGCCGCGGAAATCGGATTACCATTGTCTTTCCAGAGTACCATGCCTTCCGAGTCAATGCGTTGAGCATAAATATCAAAGGTCTTGTTACGGTTATCATTCCATACGATGATTGTGCCGCCTGCTCCGTCTGAGGCAATATCGACATAATTCTGTATACCTGGTTTGACACAAATGCCCATACCATCTTCATTCCATGTGGCTTCTCCTGTGAGATCAATGTGCTGCGCATAAACATCAGATTTGTCTTTTCTTTTATCCCACCATGCAATGAAGGCGCCACCGGCTCCGTCTGAAGCGATAACCGGAAAGTTCTGATCTTTCGAGGCAATGGTAACAGGCATCCCATCCTCCATCCATTGTATAGCGCCATTTCCATCTACGTGCTGTATAAAGATATCATTCGTGTTGCTACGCGCATCGTTGCGAGTATCGTTCCATACGATGATTGCGCCTTCTGCTCCATCACTGATGAGCGCGGGGAACGTTTCGTGTCCTCGTGCCATGCAGATGGGCACTCCATTTTTATCCCACAATATTTTACCACTTCCGTCAATGCGCTGTGCATAAATATCGGCAAATGTCCTCCGGAAATCCTGCCAGACAACAATTGCCCCCCCCACACCGTCTTCCACTGCAATCGGAACTCCCTGTCCGCCAAAGGCTATACAAACGGGAACTCCGTTTTCTCCCCAGAGAGGTTTTCCCTTTTTATCAATGCGCTGAGCAAAAAGATCTGCATAGTTTGTCCTCATATCCTGCCAGACAATAATAGCCCCTCCGTCACCGTCAGAAGTAATAGCGGGACTATTTTGTGCATTCGTTTCGTTACAGACGCAAAGACCATTTTTCGGCAAAAGGATTTTTCCGTTTGCACCAATATGCTGAACGTAAATATCATAGCTTCCCTCTTCGTTACGCATGTCTCCACTCCGCCCATCCTGCCAGGCAAGTATGACACCTCCCGCGCCGTCACTGACAATCTGAGGTTTATCCTGATTTTCAGGAGCAATGCAAACAGGAATACCGTCTTGTTCCCATACAATATTTCCGTAACTATCTATCTTTTGAGCATAAATATCGGTATGGACATTTCTCGTATCACCCCAGGCAAAGATAGCTCCACCTGCACCATCAGTGATGGTACGTGGAAAGCTTTGTTGGGCGGAAGCCGCGCAAACAGCCACATTTATGCGGGGGTCTCCCGGCCATGCGCCAAGAACCGGATGGAGTAAATTTACAATTGCAAAAAAAAATACGACAAGGGCAATAGAGATTGTTTGAAATGTTTTTTTTACCGTTAGCACAAGAAAACTCCTCATTTAAATAATAATTTTCAATTTATTTTCCACCAGGCGTTTTTTCGCGGGAAAGACAATGAAAAATGGTCGTATACCGATGGAGATAGGACATAGGCTTGGTTCATACAGAACGCTGCAAAACGATAACAATAGAGATGCAGGAAAAATACAAATACCAGGCACAGGAGGCATTGGGAAAATTACTGAGAGAAATGATGCTACAAAAAAAGCCTGCCAAGTCTCCATCTAAGGAACACGCAAGAAACAGTAACCAGGATGGTATACGAATTACCCATTAAAATCAACCGAATTATCATTGTTATGAACTGCACTCGCATAAAAAACAAATTTTACACCTGGTAATATTGCGTATGATTGAAAAGTAAAATTCAAATGAAGCATATCGTGGGGAAGAAGCGTTTTTTATCTTCACGGCTTTCCTACAGGCCCTTTTCCTTCGCTTCCTTCAGAGAAGTACAAAATGCATAGGCGCGGATCTTTACCTGATCATTTCTGCCTATCTCTGTAAAGCGAACACCCAGGCGGAATTGATTGTTTTCTTTTGCTTCCCAGAGACACTTGCCCTTCGTTTTGATTGTTTGTAGGTTTTCCTGTAATGTAAACTCCAAATCATAGAGTTCCAGTCCCACCAGCTCAGGCTGTTCAACAATTTTTCCACTCTGTGTATGAATAACCATAATATTACCGACCATGATTCCCCCTTCGCTAAGATTAAATATATTAGCCATTCCCGTTATAACCCCGTTATAACCGGGATAATATGTAAATGTTGTGGGAATCAACGTGGCAACACGAGGAAAACGCCTATTATTGGTAACAACTTTATTGTTACTGCGAAAAAACTCTTTACCAAAGAGAAGCACTGCTTTTTCACTATCTGTTTCATTATAAGTACATCTGAGAAAAAGATCCTTGCCTGATATGACAAACATCATCCGTACTTCCTGAGACACGTTAAAGAGACGCACGTATTTGCTCTTGGAAAAAATATTATCAAGAATGTTTATCCCCAGACCATCTATTCTTTTTGTCTTTTTTAGATTTATTAACAGGAAAGGCCTGTCTTTCTCCAAAAAAGCGCTGAGACGTTCCTGAAGGTCCAGCGCCCCACTTCCTACCAAATCACCCGCAACCGTTGCAAAGAATATTTTTTGATTGCCGATCTTTCGCAAATACAGCTCCATTTTCGTGTGTACTCCCACTCGTTCTTTTCTCAGTGCCGAACGAAAATCTATACTTTGTGACATTTTCAACAAAAGAACGAAACCTGTAACCCCGTTATTTCAATAGCTAAAAGATTTACCGTTTTATTCGAACTAAAGATGTTGATACCTTCATTTTTATATCGTTCTGTGCAGATACGAGAAAAAACGGTGCCGATACACTGGCAGGAAAATAAAATAAGTTGTAACCAATTTAATATAGATTAGTTGAAAAAAATATTTAATCTTACCGGTCTTAAAGAACTATCATCCATATGTCAGGTTTTTAACATAGAAAAAGAGAAATCCGGGAGAACACTTCTCTGTAACCAGATGTGTTTCAGCATATTACATTGATAACTAAAAAATTAACCGATATTGTTTCTTTTCCGGTGTTCTTCCTAAGGCGTGGTATATGCATAGGTTATACAGTTTAAAAATAGCTTTTGTAAATTTTCTTGATAGCAGCCGGTTACGATTAAGGTTTTTGTCTAAAACCTAATTTTTGAGTACACCCTGAGATTGTGCCAAGTGAGATGTGCAAAGACGAAGTTTTGTGATAAGAGTAAAAAATATTACAGGTATAAAGATCGTGAGGAAAAGTAAAAATACATTGTATAAAAAATTTCCCTCCTCCATTTGGGATAGACAATAGTATAGGCCTGTTATCTGTGTGACAACACACCCTCCCCTTTATTTTGTTTTAAAGGGGAGGGTTATTTGAATAAAGCTACCCCGTGTTGTGATAAAACAATTTCTGTAGACATTGATACTGTTCTATTATGCACCGCTTCCGCTTCCTGAACCACTACCACTTCCACTGCCTCCGCCGGAACCACCACTACCACTACCGGAACCACTGCCTCCACCGGAACCACCGCCTCCACCGGAACCACCGTCTCCTTCAAGCAGTTCATCCTCATATTCTTCAATAAGATCCAGTACCGTGTCGCGGGTACCAGATGCAGCGCTGTTATTAAACCGAAGGCTTGCATCCTTTAACTCATGTAAGGCTTCCTCAAACTCTTTCTCATCTTCATTTCCCAACCTTAATTCCAGATCTTCTAAAAATATTCCCGAATAAAGAAGCGCTTCTTCTGCGACAATTATTGCCGTACTACGATCATTTTCATTGAAAGCCTCTTCGTTTGCATCTATTTCACCTTCAACACGACCAATAAACCCAAGGCTCATTTCACTAACAATGGTATTCGCATCTACCTCAACCAAATCACCGGTAAGTTGTGACAAAATAATTTCATTCCCAAGCGGATTGTCGCGAACAATAAATTCCTCTATAATATTGTAATAAAGCTCACCTTCAACCTGATTCACACGTGCGGTATCTGCGTTGCCATCCCTGTTGTTCAAAATAGCTTCTACTTCCCTGAGCACCCCAATGTAAAAAGATCTCACCAAAGAAAGTCGAATTACCTGGCGCTGCACACCTAGAAAAACTTCATTTTTTTTCGATGGCGCCCCTTCCAGCGTCTTTTTACCCCGCAGAAAAGCAACGGTTATCTGGTCTTCCAGATTCGGATTACTCCCTGTCTCAATGGATTGAAAATCTTCTGTCAGCACCTTATTCGACCTGTCCGCGGTGCCAAAAAGGGCTTGAAAGGCTGAATACGCTTCGTCCCAAAGAAAATTGAGATCATCGCTGTTGCCACTATCGAAATCATCATAAACGGTTGTAATACGTCCCAGGATGGCCAGATAAAAGACCCGTTGTAGTGTTTTGTCTATTACTTGAGCAGCCAGATCCGGTTCGTTATTCGCTTGAATGTCATTAATAGCGCCTAAAATGTCGTTATCCAGAGTCAGCCCATTAATTCCGTCTACTTCTTGTGCCATATCCTGCAGTGGCCCAGCAACATACACATCCGCTATTGCGTCTCCGTCAATTGGATCTTCTCTTCTTAATAAACCAATTTCATTAAAATCAGAAACTGCAAAATCCATAGTCTCTGTGTCTGTTGTTGCCGCATAGGTTGAAAATGGCACGGTAAAATTCAGGCGTGATTCGCCAACCACCGTGAAAGTTTTCTCTTCCTCCTGATACCCTATTGATCTGACTTTAATTCTATACACATCGTTCTTCAAACCCTTAATCTCATAGGTACCATCCGGATTTGTTAGTGTCGACACTCTCTTTCCTCGAGAAACCGCATCAACTCTAGCAAAATCCACGCCATCTTCATTTTCATTGTGAATGGCGCCATTCAATGTAGCGGCAGAAAGGGTAGCCATATTTGTGTCTGCCATATAAACAACGCTCAACACAACAACCATTACCCAAATTGGTATACACAGTGTATTTAAAAGATATCTCATATAATCATTCCTCAATCGTAGTGAAAAATACATCAAACTGATTAACAAAACCTTAAATATTTGCGGCTAAACATTCACCTCCTTTCAAAGCTATACAGAGCCAGCCAGTTATAATCTGCCACACTGTAAGGATTTCTTTCGAATTCAGCAAGTTTCTTCAACCAACGATCGTATTTATGCCTCCCATAGAGTTTCGATGAGATAAGGATATACTTTGGTTTATTTCTTAAGCGCCTCATATCCTTTCGTACTCCGTTCATATGTGATTCAAAATACACATGGCTATTTTTCCGGTCGCTCCATTCCGGGGCGTAATATTGGAATAAACGCCAATCGTTGAGGCAGTAAAATTTTGTGTCTTCTTTGTGGAAATTCTCCGTTATATACTTAATCCTTGCGACAGAAGGTGGTTCTTCATTTCTATTTATTGCTAAGATCTTTCTCGAATCAATCGTCTGGCTGACAACAAATATCACGACAATGAAAAAAAATGCTATGACACCCCCTTTTTTGGCTTTTAAATAATGGACATAGAAATGAAACAAACCCGCGCTGAAAACAATCATCAAAAAAGGAATCAACACCATGACCTGCCGAATTGCGTCCTGGATAAGGGCTATCCACAAAAAGTACGGTATAAAAAATGTCAGTAAAAATTTATTCCTCAGATTCCACTTTTCGGAAAGGAAAAAAAAATATAGGGCAGTTACAATCAAAATGGTCGGGATAATTCTTAAAAAGGGGGTGTCTATCCACCAGGTACCCATGCAATGAGCGGTCAACCGATAAAAAATGTCAACCAGACGCTCTCCATAGTCACTTGCCGTGACTATGGAGTTTCCTTCCTGGTTAAAATGATAATCGGAGTGGCCTAAAAATTTTTTGTAACACTTGTAGGGGGTAAACCGCACCAGTAAATATCCCAACCAGGCGCCGATGCCAAGGGCAATTCCCGATAATCCCCAGAGCGCCACTTTTACCGTGTTAATTTTTTTTCGCATATGATAACCGGTGTATGCCATAATAGGTATCAGGGCAAGATAGGTGACCCTGACACCAAGACCCAGCCCCAATATTGTGCCACCCCAGGCAAAATACCATAATGGGGCATTAGCAAAGGCATTGAGCTTTTTTCCTACACGCAGGGAACCCTCGCCCGCTTCCTGGACACACTCGATTGCCCGATAAAAAAGAAAAAGAGACGTTATTACAAAAAATATACCAAAGGCATCTGACAGCGGCTTTTCCGCCTGTAACCAGAGTTGCGGGTTAACAATGTAAAATGCGGCAGTAATAATTGCCACCTTTTTGGAAAACATGCGTCTGGCGAGTTCGTAAAGCGGAAAGACAGCAAAACTGCTGAACAAGACACCAGAAAGGACCAATGCCTGTATATCCGAACCAAGAATTTTATACCATATCCAGCTAAAAAACATATACACCGGATATCCGGGAAAGTGTGGCTGGTCATGCAAAATGTCATAGCCCTTGGACAATCCAAAGGCAAAGTTTACACTATCCCACTCATCAATATATTTGCCAAAGTAGAAAAATCTGGTCATAAGACAGATAACTACTGCAGTAATGGGGATAATACATTCCCGAAAACCACTTGTTTTTCTCTGGCTATGGATCTCTATTGATGTGTAATGGTGTTTTTCTTGCATTGGAATCAATTGCTGTTTTTTGTAATTCTTTCAAAATCCAGGCGTAAAAACTATTCGTTTATGAAGAACGTATTACCAAGAACACTGATTGGTGAAAAAGGCCTTTGCCTGGTGTCAGACGCAACTTGTTTTGCTTTCTTCCAAAAAGAACTGCTGATATAGCCACACATTCTTTGGCTGTAGTATGATGGAAGGAATTTTTCCACTTGCCCGTCAAATATGCGGCCACAGAATCAAAAAACTACGATTTTAAAATCTTTTCATAACCGCTTTATTTCTGCGCTTATGAGACTGTGTGGTATGTCATACTGACTTCAGACCAATGGAAACATTTGGTTCTGGTTGCCAATGATTATTTAACATGATGGTCTGTACGGCAACAATCGGAATTTGTTGCTCTAAAAATAGGTTGCCACAGAAAACAAAAAGGCATTATTGGCTTCATCAGGCATATCCTTCCCTTCCATATTAAACTGGTAATCCAATTTAAAAACCGTGTCTTCGGTGTAACGGAAATTCAATCCTGGGGTAATCCTGCCCCTTACCCAATGTACCCTGTCAAAATCATTATCCCTGCCGGCCGTTTGAACATGATCCCACCGCAACGCAGCCGTAAAGGTGGAATTTTCTGTAAAAAAGGAAGGCGCCCAGGTTTTCAACAGAGAGGGCATAAAATGATATCTGGACTCTAAATAGTAACCCCACATATCATCGGTAATACTGTTAGCCTCGGCAAAATCATCTGTTCCTATGAAGGCATATGCGCCTTCCCCCAGAAACTCGAAGGGACCTCTCTGATAGGTAAAATCCAGCGCCGAAATGGTCAATCGATTATCGTTTTTCTCATCATAGGTACTTGTATGGGCAGACCCGCCAAACTCTAAACCCAGAAACGGACTATACGAAACACGCCCCACAACAGCGGGACTTTCATTATAGTTATCATTGAAATATCCTCCCCCAGAACCTTTGGAGCTTCTCAGTCCATTTGATTCCCCAAATCGAACCGTGCCATCGTCATCTAAACCTTGAAAAATACCGTTGGTAACATACAGTTCATAATCAAGTTTACTGAGATCAGAGGGATAAAATGTCCCGAAAAATCCCATCCCCAAACTCGTAAGCGTGGACGGTATAATGAGCTGGTCAACCAGCGGGCGATCAGTAAAGTCCTGTAAAGGTGAATCATGGACCAGATTAAACTTTCCCAGAGGAGTAAGAAGGTATCCACCCCTCCAATTGATCCAATCGTTTACTAGGAAATCCATGGTACCAAACTCCAGGATAACTTCTCCATCCCTGCCTCCACCCGTACCGCCAAACTCAAATTCTATTTCTGCGGCAAGCTTCACCCGATCTGAGACATCAGAATAGATGAAGGGGATAAATCTTTTTTGGGTAAAACCATGCGGTCCATCTTCGTCCTCTGTACTCCTGAATTCAAAATCCATGTATCCTCCCACATAGGTATTTCTGCCGAATCGCCTCAGAAACGGCTTTGTATAAACTCCCCCGAAAGAAGGAGCAAGTCCTTCTTTTTCCAGTTTAGCGCTTTGTTCTGCCAAGGAAAATCCCTGGTTTGATTCATCTCCATATGCGGTTTCCGCATTGCGCACAACCGTTGCCTCCTGCTGTGCAAGCTCTTCTTTTAATGAAGCTATGTCCTTTTCTTTTTGAATGTCTTTCACAATTTGCTGCTTGAGAAGCTCTTTTATTTCTTTCAATTCATTTTCGAGCAATTCGACCTTATTTTTTAAGACCTCCGTGTCAGATGACTGAGGAAATGCATTTACGGAAAAAACAGTTACGACAAGTGGTATAAAAAGAAAAAATAAGTAACGCACCATAACCTCCTTTTAAAATTTAATTGAGACTCAATCTCAGTTGCACTACTATAATACGCGACTGAATAATTGTCAAACGAAATTTAAAATAATTTTTAGTGCATGATTTTACATGCAAACGATAAGAACCGATTGTCATTTTTAATACATTCATACTATTTTCAAATGATATTGCAAAAAGCATCTATCGTATAACTATAATAAATTAAGCATATTACATATCTGTATATATAAAAAGGTTCCACACAAATGTATAATTTTATTGAATTTTAACCGTGCCCTTGGTAGCATGTACTTCCTGTTTTTTTGGTATTTTAGAAAATTTTACTAGAAGGAATTATATGGCTAACGGTTTTGATGGGAAAAAAAAACATCGTTTAAACAGAAGAAAATACATATTAAAAAAGCGCAGAAGAAAGCAGAAATAGTACTGTGACAGCTCTAATAAAAATTTTTCTTTTTAGAAAGGAAAACCTTTGGGTGCGTAGTCTATGATTCTGAACCAGACGTCATTCTGGCGATAAGAAGTAATTGCATCATTCATAACAACTCATACATATACGCGGGAAGGTGAGATTTATTTCAAAACAAAGCACTTCCTTTCTTCTTTCAGCCTTTACTTATCATCGTTGTATCTATAAAGATTTGAGCGTGTCTCTATCACGAAATGCATACTTCCCGACATGCAAATTCCACGATGAAAAAACTGTAATACCCTTTATTTCAAGTCCCCTGTTTTGCGCCCACCCACTTCTTACTAAATCAGTTAATGCCGTTAATTATCGTGAAAACCTCATAGTTGCCAGCTATACAAAAGCTTATGCCGATGGAGGGTATATCCAAGATGCAATTGCCGCGTATAAAAAATCCATTGAAATAAATCCTTTTAATGAAATGGCTCATTTTAATTTGGGGGTTATCTATGGAAGGCTTGGGTTAACGGAGGGTGCCTTGATTGAATATGAAAATGTTCTTCGACTGAACAAGAACAATCCACATGCCCATAATAGTCTGGGGAATATTTACGAAGATAAAGGGTTCCTCGACAGGGCAATGGCAGAATACGAATATTCCCTGGAAATTGATCCGGATAGCGCGATAACGCATAATAATACAGGAAATATTTACCTTAATCGGGCGAACTAGACCGAGCTATTTTCGCATATACTGTTGCCGTAAAAAAGTTCCTTCAGGTGTTGTGTATCATGAGAACCTGGGGAATACCTACCTTTAGCCTGGTCAAAAAGATGCAATAAGCAAAATGATTAACAAAATTGAGAAAAACCCATAGAAACTCCAAAAGTAGCTAACTTCTTTTGCAACCGCATTTCGACAGGTACAACTAATTTGTGGTCACATCATCCAGAAATCCCTCCAGCTTTCTGCTCCTTACAGGATGTTGAAGTTTGCGAAGCGCGAGGCTCTCGATTTGTCGTATCCGTTCTCTCGTAATGTTAAATCGTTTTCCAATTTCTTCTAACGAATAGGTATCTCCGTCACCAATTCCAAAGCGCAGCTTGATTACTTCACTTTCCCGATGGCTCAGGGTATCGAGAATTTTCTGTAGCTGTTCCCTGAGAAGTGTCTGCTGTGTTGCGGCCACAGCGGACTCTGTCTTTTTGTCCTGAATAAAATCTTCAAACATTGCCTCCCCTTCGTTCCCTACAGGGCTTGCCAATGATATCGGTTGAGACGCGACACGAAACAACCGGGAAATTTCAGCAGCTGAAACCTTTGTGTCTTTTACAACGTCTTCCAACCGTGCCTCTTCTTCTAAACCCATTTGAGCAAATTTTAATGCATAACTTGCCTTTTTAATTACATCTACCATATGTACCGGAATACGAACTGTTCTAGATTTATCTTCAGTCGCCCTGATAATTGCCTGCTTAATCCACCACGTGGCATATGTGCTAAATTTGTACCCCATGCGATAATCATATTTGTCTATGGCACGCATTAAACCGGTATTTCCTTCCTGGATAAGATCATGAAATGCTAAACCCCGTTTTCTATATCTCTTTGCAATACTTACGACCAACCTCAGATTTCCTTCAGAAAAACGCTTTCTTGTAGATTCATATGCCTTGTAAATCGCATTAATCGTATCGATTTTCTTTTCTATTTTTTCAACTGAAGACAGTAAGAGAATTTTTATTTCATTGCTATTATACGTACCATGTAAAAATTTTTTATTCAAGGCTTTTTTATCAACCGAACCACTGGGAAGCTCTTTATACATCATAATTTCTGATAAAACGTCCAAAAGCTGTCTCATGATGGGAAAAATTTTTTCAGAACACATACTCGCAGACTCCAGCTCCCTGATCGCCATTCTATT of Candidatus Brocadiaceae bacterium contains these proteins:
- a CDS encoding isoprenylcysteine carboxylmethyltransferase family protein, with amino-acid sequence MTRRSFRWPHIRPSATRSIVALWCKSLLNALLFFGICMVVLPWVSHRMLPVKLPILSAISTCGGGFFLFAGIAMWIYCLDVFIRRGKGTPLSFDTPRYLVTKGLFGVVRNPIMIAELMVIWGEVMCFASLGILVYAIVISIVAHITVVYVEEPELRERFGKSYENYCKRVPRWIPYLKHFR
- a CDS encoding transglutaminase domain-containing protein yields the protein MRYLLIVATSIILLNAYSEEALADVSYADLFLNGKGYKPVKDTWPIKPNIHSSTPSLENGNLLDNLRYREWCITTFKNGEQIYEAYKEIAFTIEYRAEPKKTDYWQTPIETRGNKQGDCEDAVFLFFSKLSDLDIDGNIVWGWVVDKDKSISFAHVWYQLFDKRGRSYIVEGFSKEWNGIVPVDLIGGGEERVPTLILRHNKVMQMVDNMPPRLPVVYAEAQKWNMYFANTHIIRDIFFKLQDMFARYREQMQELPW
- a CDS encoding PilZ domain-containing protein, coding for MSQSIDFRSALRKERVGVHTKMELYLRKIGNQKIFFATVAGDLVGSGALDLQERLSAFLEKDRPFLLINLKKTKRIDGLGINILDNIFSKSKYVRLFNVSQEVRMMFVISGKDLFLRCTYNETDSEKAVLLFGKEFFRSNNKVVTNNRRFPRVATLIPTTFTYYPGYNGVITGMANIFNLSEGGIMVGNIMVIHTQSGKIVEQPELVGLELYDLEFTLQENLQTIKTKGKCLWEAKENNQFRLGVRFTEIGRNDQVKIRAYAFCTSLKEAKEKGL
- a CDS encoding carboxypeptidase-like regulatory domain-containing protein, whose product is MRYLLNTLCIPIWVMVVVLSVVYMADTNMATLSAATLNGAIHNENEDGVDFARVDAVSRGKRVSTLTNPDGTYEIKGLKNDVYRIKVRSIGYQEEEKTFTVVGESRLNFTVPFSTYAATTDTETMDFAVSDFNEIGLLRREDPIDGDAIADVYVAGPLQDMAQEVDGINGLTLDNDILGAINDIQANNEPDLAAQVIDKTLQRVFYLAILGRITTVYDDFDSGNSDDLNFLWDEAYSAFQALFGTADRSNKVLTEDFQSIETGSNPNLEDQITVAFLRGKKTLEGAPSKKNEVFLGVQRQVIRLSLVRSFYIGVLREVEAILNNRDGNADTARVNQVEGELYYNIIEEFIVRDNPLGNEIILSQLTGDLVEVDANTIVSEMSLGFIGRVEGEIDANEEAFNENDRSTAIIVAEEALLYSGIFLEDLELRLGNEDEKEFEEALHELKDASLRFNNSAASGTRDTVLDLIEEYEDELLEGDGGSGGGGGSGGGSGSGSGSGGSGGGSGSGSGSGSGSGA
- a CDS encoding glycosyltransferase family 39 protein → MQEKHHYTSIEIHSQRKTSGFRECIIPITAVVICLMTRFFYFGKYIDEWDSVNFAFGLSKGYDILHDQPHFPGYPVYMFFSWIWYKILGSDIQALVLSGVLFSSFAVFPLYELARRMFSKKVAIITAAFYIVNPQLWLQAEKPLSDAFGIFFVITSLFLFYRAIECVQEAGEGSLRVGKKLNAFANAPLWYFAWGGTILGLGLGVRVTYLALIPIMAYTGYHMRKKINTVKVALWGLSGIALGIGAWLGYLLVRFTPYKCYKKFLGHSDYHFNQEGNSIVTASDYGERLVDIFYRLTAHCMGTWWIDTPFLRIIPTILIVTALYFFFLSEKWNLRNKFLLTFFIPYFLWIALIQDAIRQVMVLIPFLMIVFSAGLFHFYVHYLKAKKGGVIAFFFIVVIFVVSQTIDSRKILAINRNEEPPSVARIKYITENFHKEDTKFYCLNDWRLFQYYAPEWSDRKNSHVYFESHMNGVRKDMRRLRNKPKYILISSKLYGRHKYDRWLKKLAEFERNPYSVADYNWLALYSFERR
- a CDS encoding tetratricopeptide repeat protein codes for the protein MRFISKQSTSFLLSAFTYHRCIYKDLSVSLSRNAYFPTCKFHDEKTVIPFISSPLFCAHPLLTKSVNAVNYRENLIVASYTKAYADGGYIQDAIAAYKKSIEINPFNEMAHFNLGVIYGRLGLTEGALIEYENVLRLNKNNPHAHNSLGNIYEDKGFLDRAMAEYEYSLEIDPDSAITHNNTGNIYLNRAN
- a CDS encoding sigma-70 family RNA polymerase sigma factor, giving the protein MNLLEEKITYAKNESHEDYIPEENIEEWSSFEEERENTDHNPLRLYLKEMATLPLLSRDEEVYLAKKLRVLNQLLHRKILGFDYALDLYTRTLEEVTSESELIQFVETSFKKDQSRGKIIEQISNIAKKIRALLDKNAEDYESIRKSSTSKDTKIRLLRKTLSRNRMAIRELESASMCSEKIFPIMRQLLDVLSEIMMYKELPSGSVDKKALNKKFLHGTYNSNEIKILLLSSVEKIEKKIDTINAIYKAYESTRKRFSEGNLRLVVSIAKRYRKRGLAFHDLIQEGNTGLMRAIDKYDYRMGYKFSTYATWWIKQAIIRATEDKSRTVRIPVHMVDVIKKASYALKFAQMGLEEEARLEDVVKDTKVSAAEISRLFRVASQPISLASPVGNEGEAMFEDFIQDKKTESAVAATQQTLLREQLQKILDTLSHRESEVIKLRFGIGDGDTYSLEEIGKRFNITRERIRQIESLALRKLQHPVRSRKLEGFLDDVTTN